The Pseudomonas moraviensis genome contains the following window.
TATTCGAAGACGCGCACCACTTCTGACGCATGCCAGGACGCCGCCGCCACGCCATCCGACGGCCCGGAAAAGCGACCCAGACGCTCGACACATTCAAAAAAACCGGTACGCGGCAAACGACTCGCACCCTGACTGATGACCAGCGAACTGCGCAACGGCTGCTCGGCTTTGGCATCCAGTGCGGCCAGATGCTCAAGCGCCGCCGTCAGCGTCTGCATCGCCGGAGTCGGCAGCTGCAAACGCTCAAGCAAGGCTCGATAAGTCAGAAGATGGCGCTGGCGGCGCGCCTGATCCAGTTCCCCCAGCAATCCGTCCCAATGTTGACGGCTGATGCGTACGCTCACGATTCATCCCTCCAACCTGGCACCGTCAGTTCCCAGGCCAGGCTGCGGCGAATCGCGGCGTCGGGTTGACGCTCACCACTTTCGATCATGGCCAGATAAGACGGGCTGATGCCTACCGTGCGGGCCAGCGCCTCGATGGCGATGCCCTTCCCTTCGCGCAAACTGCGTAGTTGATCCAGACCCGGAAGAATCGGCTCTGGTGAAGTGGCGAGCGGCACTGCGGGCTGCTGCGCCGGTGTTGCGTTGATCCCTGCTGCTTTCAGTAGAGCCTGATATTGAGCCCACGGCAGAACCGCGTATTCGGGTTCGCCATCGCGTGCAATTATCTGAATATCCATGACTACCCCGTAGGACAACAACACTTAGCGAGTCGGCACTTTTCCCTAGAAGTGTAATCCTAACAGCGGCCAAGGTCGCGGGGGGTATCTATCTACAGCCAGACTTTGTGAGTCAGGGCTTTTTCGGGCCTTGCAGTTGCAATTGCTCAGGGGTGTCGGGCAGGCGTTCGACCACCGCCAGCTTCTCCGGTTGCTGGCGCCTGCGCCACAGGCGGAAGGCATTGAGCTCGTCATCGAGGGTTTTCATCAGCCAGGCGAGAACGGCAATGTCATCGAGCATGCCGAACATGGGAATGAAATCCGGAATCGCATCGACAGGGCTGAGAAAATACATCAAGCCCGCGACCACCGAGATCAGCGACTTGGCACTGATCGCCCGGTATTCACCCCTCCAATAGGCCAGGCACAGCGACTGCAGCAAGCGCAGATCATCCTTGAGTTTGCCGAGACGATTGCCTTGCGCGGCACCCTTGCTGGCCACGGCGAACAATAGGGTTGGCAGACGTCCACGGGCCAGCAGGCGACCGGCCAACGGCAGGAATCGAGCAAAATTCCATGGAGCTTTCATCTATTCTTCCCGTTGAAATGTTATCCACACAAATTGTGGATAACCTTGTGAACAGAGCTGCATTTCAGCGCTGAGAGCCCCGTTTCATAAGGGCTGCGCTCAGATCGGGCGTTTTTTACTCACATAAAAAAGCCCAATATTTCATTGACTTGGCGGCTCAGGGCGGCTAGCGCGAGGAGCCTCAAAGCTATGACTGTGTCGACGGGCGTCAGTTCGCTCTGTTTACCTTTGCCAGCCTTCAGATGCAACAACGCCCCGCATAAGCGAGGCGTTGTTGTTGATGCCGTTGCCTGTTACTTGGCAGCGGCGTCTTCTTTGGCTGGATCCTTGATAGCCAGCAGTTCCAGGTCGAAAACCAGAACCGAGTTGGCCGGGATTGCCGGGCTTGGCGACTGAGCGCCGTAAGCC
Protein-coding sequences here:
- a CDS encoding YkvA family protein, whose amino-acid sequence is MKAPWNFARFLPLAGRLLARGRLPTLLFAVASKGAAQGNRLGKLKDDLRLLQSLCLAYWRGEYRAISAKSLISVVAGLMYFLSPVDAIPDFIPMFGMLDDIAVLAWLMKTLDDELNAFRLWRRRQQPEKLAVVERLPDTPEQLQLQGPKKP
- a CDS encoding helix-turn-helix domain-containing protein; the encoded protein is MDIQIIARDGEPEYAVLPWAQYQALLKAAGINATPAQQPAVPLATSPEPILPGLDQLRSLREGKGIAIEALARTVGISPSYLAMIESGERQPDAAIRRSLAWELTVPGWRDES